The Acanthopagrus latus isolate v.2019 chromosome 20, fAcaLat1.1, whole genome shotgun sequence genomic sequence CAACCGTATTTCTACTCAGGCTTACATTTGCGAACATCTGCTTTTTGTCTGGACACAAGACGTCGCACACCTTCATCATGCAGCTCTTCAGAAACTCTCCCTCGGAAAATCGTCGGCCTGATTTGGCGATCTCCTCTGCCACTATAAAACTTGctttcacagcagcttcactttgGGATTTTGCTCTGgtgaaaaacatctgctggatCTTCATATTCTTCTTTAACTCTTCGACTTTCTGCATCTTCTGCTCTGCATTCAGGTTTTTGAGCTTATCCTGATGTTTTGTCTCGTAGTGCCGTTTTACATTATATTCCTTAATTACGGCCACATTAGCTCCACAAAGAAGACACACGGGTTTACCGGCAATGTCAGTAAACATATACTCAGCCTCCCATCGGTTTTGAAAGGCTCTGTTTTCAGAGTCAACTTTTCTCTTGGCCATTGTGAGGGATTAGCATCCACGAAACCCATAGCAACAGAAACGTCACCCTGCTTCCCTCCGTCCAGCCTTCGTGTAACGTAGAaaaattccccccaaaaaaaatcaacgaTAAAAGCTCATCCCCGGGCGTCACGTCTCCGCTTCCCGACACTGAAGACTTAGTTGTTTGTCAGTATTATACTGTATAGTTTTAAAAGTGGCTGCGCTCGTCAGGCTCCCGCGTCAACAGTTGACGCGGGAACGTTTCCAGGAAGTCTTGCGGCGGCAAGGCAGCTGAAGCGCTGCATTATGGGATCTGTAGTTTGAGAGTTATCAGCGTTTCATATAGCCGGGCCATTATAGTAGATTAATAAAATGATTTCACGGGCCGGATATAATTGTACGCCGGGCCGGATGTGGCCCGCGGGCCGTGAGTTTGACACATATGGTCTGgtggaaccctctgtcagggaggtcttcaactcccacctccgggagagctttgaccagattccgagggaggctggggacattgagtccaaatggaccatgttctccacttccattgttgtcAAGTCAAACTGGAAAACTGGAATTAGAAAAATATCACGAGAAATTGTAAAAGCGCACGGGACTGAAAATGGGCGGAACCGGTGTGCCTGCCAAGTCCCATCCGGGGCTTTTAAGAGAGCACACAGCACCGGAAGCGGGGAGCAACAGAAGATGGCTTGCTGTCACAAACTCGAGCAGTAGTAAGTTGAGACTGTGCCACGATTGCCACTTAAGGCATGCAGGACTGATGGTCTCCAGCACCCGATTGGCAGCCGGTAAGGAACTGAGCTCTGGATGAACGGAAAGAGACGTAATCTGCCGCTGATGCAgataacgttagcttagctttagcCACATGGTCGGCAGCGAGAGACTCTATTTAACCATTTAATGGTGTCGGTAGTGTTTGTTATTCAGGTGAAGTGTGTCCTGCTTGTGTGTGGTAGAAATCATGGTGAAGATAATGTGAACTTATTTCTAATGCTTTAACATTACGTATGGTGCTGGTTTGAATAATTTCACTTTAGTACTGGGATAAAATAATTgtggtaaaatgtttaaataattgCACTCTAGACACATTGTAAAataattatgagaaaatgatTGTATAATATGTGTACtataaaaatggttaaaatacgATAAATactatagaaaaatatataaaaactgggtttaaaaaatggcttaatgaatatgataaaatgtgttaaaaagcaGTTAAAGATCTACATGATAttaagctaaagaaaaaaagtaacggtgtatattatattttcatGGAATGTACAGATGTgtaattttctatttattatatTCGATCACagtaatttgtatattttcttcttttgtggttTAAAGGTTTTTCACCTGCTAAGATACCAAACTGCTAAAATCCACACAATCCAAATACCTAAAGAAGTggctgaagaaatgaaaatggaactgccaaaataaaaggaggaaaaatggaaaagaagtTTGTGGTTATTGAGTGAAATCCAGTTCATCATCTCGGGGTAGACTAATCAGGTCCCTTTCAAGCGGGGATtctgcacaaaaacattaaaaggctTGACaattgttgacgcggctgttcggagctgtggccgGAAGATCTCCGGTGCCTGTCATggtggcaatccccgaacccggtggtggacaccagaagtaagggatgctgtcaagctgaagaaggagtcctatcgagcatGGCTggctcgggggactcctgaggcagctgacggtTACCGGCAGGTCAAGCGTGCTGCTGCACGGGCGGTcgtggaagcaaaaactcgggtctgggaaaagttcggggaggcccTGGagaggactatcggtcagccttgaggaaattctggcaaaccatcctgcacctcaggagggggaagcaggtctccaccaacactgtttatagtgggggtggggagctgttgacctcgactggggatatcatcgggcggtggaaggaatacttcgacaatctcctcaatcccactgacacaccttccatagagaaagcaggggctggggactcagaggtggattcattcatcacccgggtcgaagtcactgaggtagttgggaagctcctcggtggcaaagcaccctgagtacctcaagtctctggatgttgtggggctgtcttggctgacacgtctctgcagcatcgcgtggcagatggggacagtgcctctggactggcgGACTGGGGTGGTGGTtcctctatttaaaaagggggaccggagggtgtgttccaactatcgggggatcacactcctcagcctccctgggaaagtctactccagggtactggagaggagaattcggctgATActcgaacctcagattcaggaggaacaatttGGTTTTCAccctggccgtggaacactgaaccagctctataccctccgcagggtgctagagggttcatgggagtttgctcaaccagtccacatgtgttttgtggacttggagaaggcattcgaccgtgtcccttgcggcattctgtgggaggtgctccgggagtacagggtcggaggccctctgctaagggctgtacggtccctgtacgaccggagcaggagtctggttcgcattgccggcagtaagtcagacctgttcccggtgcatgttggactccagcagggctgccctttgtcaccggttctgttcattatctttatggacagaatttctaggtgcAGTCGGGGCGGTCAGGGGGTCCAGTTCGGGAGCgactggatttcatctctgctttttgcggacgatgttgtcttgttggctccttcgagctgggacctccagcatgttctggggcggtttgcagctgagtgtgaagtggctgggatgagaatcagcacctccaagtctcaaaaggtggcttgctccctccaggttggggaagagttcttgcctcaagtggaggagttcaagtatcttggggtcttgttcacgagtgagggaaggatagagcatgagattgacaggcggatcggtgcggtgGCCCTGTCTTGGTGAAGAGAGAGCTTAGCCGAAAGGCGAAGGTTCtcaatttaccggtcaatctatgttcctaccctcacctatggtcatgaattttgggtcatgaccaaaagaataagatcctggatacaaacggccgaaatgagtttcctctgcagggtgggagggcactcccttagagatagggtgaggagctctgtcacccgggaggagctcggagtagagctgctgctcctccacatcgagaggagccagctgaggtggctcgggcatctatatcggatgccccctggacgccttcctcgggaggtgttcctggcatgccccactgggaggagaccccgaggaagacccaggacacgctggagtgactatgtcgcttggctggcctgggaacgcccTGGGATCCTCCCGGGGGAGCTaggggaagtgtccggggagagggaagtctgggtgtccctgctcaggcagctgcccccgcgacccgaccccggataagcggaagaaaatggatggatggatggatggatggatggatggattgttGTGATCTACTTGACACGACTGTTGCAGGCAGTGGgctactgagtgtgtgtgaaagtcaTAGACATTAACCACGTATCAAGTGAAGTCACTAGTAACAGCAATATCCCAGACTCCCTCACAAATCAAGGTATTTTAAGAGCTGTTGATTAATGAAAAGAGACTCAAGAAACATTGTGATAAGGCTATGGCAATTTTTAAATCATTGATcacttcttgtaaatttggcattAAATGCACCACATTAAGATTGTTCCTCACATAGAAAAAGTGTGAGTTTGTCGTtgcatttctgcatttttgtgtttaaagtgcTTCGTggctgcttctgtgtctgaggTGAGTCTTACCTCCCGGCAGCtctttgaacacactgtttctaCTGATTTCAGTATTTACACCACATTAATGATCACATCCAcagcaaacatgtcaaattatACAAATCCACAACTAGCAGGCCACTTCTTTGTGGGGAACGGATCgaggagaaagtcaccagactcccttaaaaaacaCTTGTTGATTAGAAGGATCtgtataaactttgtgaaacgctgTCTGCAACACATTCTTATCTATTTTGGCTTACATGTTCAATCAgtaaacattttacatgaatatatttctttatttgtgtaatAAAACATTCTATGCGTTTGCTCCACTGATATAGGTATAtactctcttctctctctgtcacaaaACGAACCTGTTCCACTATCATCCTAACGTTTGTAAGGGTTAGAGTTACTTTTAGAGACCCCAGCAAAGCTCTGATCTGGATCTCTGGGTGCACCCCAGACATCTGCAGCCCATTTGTTAGAGACACATGCAGTGTATGTAAAGAGACGTTACATGACTGTTCCACTCAGTAACACAGACTGGAGTTCAGTCTGAACACAGATCTGTTTCCGTCACCCATCAGCCCAGTTTGTCCTCACCTGGTGAAGTTGTGCAGATCAGCTGAGTCGTGTGTGAGTCTTCTTGACTTCCAACTGGAGCTGCTTGTCTGGTGAATTCTGATTCTGGGAGGAAACTTATATACTgtcagatctctctctctcttccaccgAGTCCTCCCATGGCACACCTTGATGTATGATTTATTCAGGTCACTGCCTTCAGGACTGAGACCTGTAGTCAGGTGATAACATTGTTCTTTAAAGAAGTAAAGAGATAAGTTCCTTAGTGTGCTTCCTTCCCTCACTTCTGACAGTGTTTTACCATtgtcaaaacaataaaacggtctcaaataaaaaatgttcatttatatAAGAGTGACGCTGCAACAGACTTTGTAGCCTTGTAACCCtcgttctgtttgttttgttcatgtggagggccaaattaaaacaaacaaacacaaaataaactccATCTGATTCCTGCCTGCTACAATCAGAACtgaccagaaaaaaatgactgccATGTTCATGATCAGTCCACTACACTGACTCTGTGTACCTCTGACAGAGcctggtgcatgtgtgtgtgtatatatatatatatatatatatatatatatatatatatatatatatatatatatatatatatatatatatatatatatatatatatatatatatatatatgtatatatatatatatatatatatatatatatatatatatgtatatatgtatgtatatatatatatatatatatatatatatatatatgtatatatatatatatatatatgtatatatatatatgtatatatatatatatatatgtatatatatgtatatatatatatgtatatatatgtatatatatatatgtgtatatatatatatgtatatatatatatatgtgtatatatatatatatatatatatatatatatatatatatatatatatatatatatatatatatatatatatatatatatatatgtatatatatatatatatatgtatatatatatgtgtatgtgtatatgtatatgtatatatatatatgtatatgtatgtatatatatatatgtatatatatatatacatacatacatacatacatacatacatacatacatacatacatacatacatacatacatacatacatacatataatgtatatgtatgtttggGGCGTTTAAACAATGTTGCAGGACAACACAAGATTCTCCTGGACATTCTgctttttctcttatttttggatctgctgctttctattGTTCCCTGTTTTTCCAGGTATGAACGggacacaagagaaaaaagcTAAGGCGATTTTGTCCACTGCTAATGTTAACATGAGTTGACTGCCCATTATCACGGGATATGCATTAAATGGATATGCATTTCCAACACAAGGATGCATCTCTTTCCACATGGTTAGAAAAGCAACTGCTATGACAGAAaagctcattttctctgttattATATGTGAAGAGAGCATTATCAAGCCAACAAACAGGACCAGTAATGCATGATGACTAGTGACGAGGTTGGCCTGCTAGATGTTTGAACGTTTGAACCACTTCAGTTATGTGCACACTCTATATGTTACACAACAAGCACGCTCCAGTTACTGTCATTCCTATCTAGTTAaacttttaatatttagtaaTTTATATAATTTACATCATATCATAGctgtaaaattgttttttacACAATGACAACAACCTAAATTAGGATGTCCTGGCATGAGTTAAGATGTTTCAGTTATGTTCTTTGCAGATGTAAATTCATATGTTATCTGATTTTGCAGTTAATCAATAACtatttaaacacataaaaaacagtCCCAGTTCCACAGAAGTGACCTCTGACTTTGTAAAGTCTTTATAGTGACGTGTCCCAGTAGgtgtgtctgtatttctgtggaAACACTTGTGTTATTCCACTGGCATCACCCTTGCACCAAAGTACTGTAAGGGTAGTGATTTCCATGCACCTAGAAACCTCGAGCTCAGCCGTGATTTGATGCTGAAATAAACCCTCTTTGCTCAGAATAACATTTTGACCTCAGACGCTTTAATCGACCCTCTGAGTGCTCAAACCTCTCTGATTATTCACAGGTTTACTTCACAATATCAGAGACTTGTAATGTGGTGTCGTCTCAGAGTTGAGAATGAAACAGAACCaagagcagctctgtgggcAGATAATAATCAAAAGGGTCATATTTTATACATGTAAAGGTGTGTAAATGTTTACTGGTATGGACGTCTAACACATTAACTACAGTAATAAGAGTTACTCTCATCAACCATTGTTTGTAAGTGTGCCGACCAGTATccttgtggttttgttttcctcacctCTTCCCCTCTTGCACACTGATCTAGGTCATTGTGATTTGAAGATAGATCATCAGTTTTATTGAACTTTATTTATGCTGATGGAGCTCAGTTAAAATATCAATAGTGTGCAACTCAGATGTTCAATGACTGCTTCAGAGTGCAGCTCTGCAAGGAATTAAACAGGTTAATAATCAGCAGGcaataagaaaaacagagctACAACTAAAGTATTGTTCTAATCTGCAGACTTTCTTTTGATTGGTATGATCTTTATTGTTTGtccataaaacatgacaaaacagtttttattttgaaactacTGGGCTATTGAGCACGAAGTACCAATATCAGCTCAGTATGCAATTAAACCTTTCAAGTCCAAGTGTATAAATTCAGCTTGTTCAATGATAACTTCCTGTGGGGCGCACAGTTCATACAGTCTGTCTGAAATCTGCCACGAGAGTTGAAATTATTCTCGAGTTGTATCCAGGAGCAAAAATCAAAAGGAACAGAAGGAGCAGTTTCACAAACACATCGGAGATTGTGGAGTATCCCGTGAGAATGAGTGGACTTCACATCATCTCTGATGTACACATAGATCTTTGTGGAAACCATCATTCTTCTGTcagtctcctctctcatctgtctTAATATCTGGGATTTGGCAATAATCAACCAGACTTCTTGTAAAGAAACTTTCTTGAAGCACCTTTTCTGACCCACTGAAGACCAGAAGCAGACGGGCAGGACTGGACTATGTGAGAGAGCTCAGGAGGAAACCAGACGGACGAGAGAATAAATGTGTTACTCGTTAAAAAAAGTAAACGATTCATAACATCATTAATTGATAACACCATCAAGCACATGATGTTTAGAAAAGTACTTGAGGAACATGCACACAAAGGGTCACCGTTTGGCAACCTCCACACTGTGACATGTGACGCGTATGACACATATGACTATAGATTGTATTCAATATCATTATGTCCATTCCGCATTAAAGTCTGTGATTTTCTCCTCCTGAAGTCCTGAAGTTCATGATGACGCTCCTcagcctgcagaggaggaagagcagagagcTTAACATGGTAACCACTGAGATATGGCCTAACAGTGAACCATGTTGCTGTCACACTGTGTGCTTTAGTGCAAacattcagttcaattcaatttaAGTCATTTCAATCTAGTcaaacttttaatattttagtaATTTGCTTTATATCGTGTCATAGCTGTAAAATTGATTTTCACGTAATGACAAccggggcggctgtagctcagtgggtagagctggtggactggtaATCAGAAGGTCACAAGTTCGTGACAGCTCTCCCTGGGcggaactgagctacatgttgaattatccttgagcaagatactgaaccccaaagttgctcctgatgtgcagatgccatcagtaagggtcctgcgatgagctggcaactcatccgGTCTGAATCCTGGCCTGtgcccattgtgtgaaactggatttggccccatAAGCAGCCCCTTAGGGGGAGacggcaacatcccgcgaccctcacggattAAGCGGAAAGAAAACGAAACAAAACGAAAATGTAATGACAACCACCTGTTAAATGTCCTGCAtgagaggacgagaggaggaagTTGGGAGCATTGTGTTCACCAGCTCTACAATCTATTGATTCAATAACAGGAACGTGAATACATTGTAAATCTGCATGTGTATCAGAATACACATGGTGACGGAGGATTGATTGCCTGATAACAGCCATGAATTCTGGAGGAGACCCAGTCCTGTAAGAGAGCCTGAAAACCTTATAAAAGGATGATTTGTATGAATCTGTCTTGGCCTCTAAAGAAACTGTTTGGTAGGATGTATTTTACAATACTTGTTCTTGAGTTTAAGAACAGGAAAtattgtttgcctttttaaaaacttccTTGAATGCGTAATGTTCTTTCAGCtgagacacacaggtgaaaaatcCAAGGTTATGTGATATAGCTGTTAATCAACAACTATTCCaacacagaaaagcaaacagtccCAGTTCCACAGAATTGGTGTGGACGTTATAGTGACGGATGCCAGCAGGTGATTCTTTATTTCTGTGGAAACACTTCACAGCAGTGTAACATTACATCAGCAcatcttttgtttaatttttttttttcacttcctccattAGAGCGATTAGGCAAGTTGGGGTTTGTCACGCTATGAGATAGACATTGTTAATATCTGGAGGTATAttactgatcacactgcagcaacagacaagaaaggtcagagcagcaactctgtctgctgaggaagctcaggtcctttggacTGCAGGagacctcctgacctctttctatgactctgtggtggcatcagccaatttctatggagtagtctgctggagcagcagcatctcagcagcagacaggaagagactggATTAACTTACTAGaaaggccagctccatcctgggaaCCACTGgacccagtgcaggtggtgggagagagcaggatgatggacaagctgtcatctctgctggtgAAGGAGTCCCACCTGCAGGTCACTGTCACAAACATCCCTGTGCCAGGTCTAAAAGTGTCCTCGTCTCCACACCACATGCCAATAACTTCATACTACTCATATGTATAAAACAATGTTAGCCAGCGCTCTGCTGAACTGTGAGTCACTGTTGAGGACGTCATTGTATCACCTACATCGACTGGGAGGAACCTGGATGTAATCCTCAATGACAGACTGTCTTGCACctccaacatcactgctgtggcctgatcctgcagatttgccctctacagTATCTGCAGAATCTGGTCTTTCCTCACACAGGACAAAGcacaactcctggtccaagaGCTGGTCATCTCCCACCTGGACTACTTTAACTCCCAGCCTCTGCGACTAAACCACTGCAGCGTATCCAGAGCGCACCTCGTTTTCCATCTACCCCAGTTCACCCATGTGACCCCCCACCTCCATTACCTCCGCTGGCTCAATGGAACTACAGCCCTCCACCTctaaacactggtcagaccacacggcCCAGTCCGAACACTTCGCTCCACTACATCAACTGGctggtaaatgtaaatgtagctaAGGAAGCTAAGGTCAGAAAACTGTGTATAAAAACAGCATGACTGGGAAAAATGGCAGCACAGGAAAAGAAACGCTGCTGCCACAGATTTACCCAAGTGACATCAGTTCACCTCCctataagaaaataataactgGCACATGGAGACGTCATGTTAGTGCTCTGAACAcgcttcttttcatttcctccccacatatcacaaacaacagcaactccTGCCCTACGGCagctctgaggggacacaccagcaatcaataaatcaaatgttttgacaAATAATAGAAGAGAATCTGTAACTGTGGCTGTTTCAGGTCTCCGATAAGCCCGTTTAATTTCAGACAACTGGACTGGTCACCTGTGTGTCTATGTACCTGAAAAAACTTTTAATCAGCAACtaatcaaacaaagaaaaacaaacagctccaGTTCCACAGAATTGGCCTCAGATTTTGTAATGTCTTTATCGTGATATTTCCCTGTAGGTGTGTCTTCATTTCTGTGGAATCACTTCTGCTATTTTATTATCATCGTAACTTTCATACCACAAAGTGATTGTTATCATCTCTGCACGTATCTAACAGTATATAAGTAACCTCACAGCCACACTGATCATCACACCACAAGCTCCAGTTGGAAGTCCAGAAGACTCTCACACAACTCAGCTGATCGACTCAACTCCACCAGGTGAGGACAAACTGAGACGGAAGGTGACACGACAGACGTGTTATATGATACAACTGCATTTACACAGTTAACTCGTGAGCTGAGTTGTCCTGCTGAAATCAGTGTCGATGAAGTGTTGAAGTCTGTAGTCACTCGTTTAACATTTCTCAACAGGCTGAAGAAATGGCATCAGAGAAAAAAGCATCTCCTTTCGCAGGTCTGCCTTTCACTCCGGGAAAGATCTATGAAGTGAAGAAAGAGGAACTCAGCAAAAGTAAGTTTTGACCGCTAGATTTTCTAAAACTGTGTCATTAAATATATCTGCCTGTCGCAGCTCTGTGTCCACGAAATCAGTTTCCAGTGTCaacatatttaacattattCCACATCATTCATTACAAGTTCTCTGTAACTATAATGTTGCTGTGATCATTAATTAGAGaactaataattatttttattttattgtatgaGTTGCATTAAATATTGGTGGCTGATCAATGAGAAAACTGAAGTGTCATCATTGCAGAATTTCTGCCAAAGATTGTGTCCGTCCATCTGTCCGTCACACCGAGCAGAAAAGATGGTcataactttttttgttttctttggggGATTAAAAATTAGACTATAAATATCTCTCCTCCAACCATCAGAATGATAATTCTGATATTCTGATAATTAATTCagaataataacacattttgtcttGATCTCTCAATCAGTTGTTCCTGACATCACCATGGACCCAGACACTGTGAACAAGCAGCTCACGCTGTCTGAGGGAAACAAGAAGGCAACATATGGAGCATGGCAGACATATCCTCCCCGCCCAGAGAGATTTGAAACATATCTCCAAGTGCTGGCCAAAGAAGCTCTGCAAGGGATCCATTACTGGGAGGTAGACTGGAGTTACAGTCCTGATGAATCTGTGTATGTAGGTGTTGCGTATGGTAGCACTGACAGAAAAGGGCCATCATCTGAGTTTGGAAACAACACTGTGTCGTGGGTTTTTGGCCAATATGCTGAACCTGCTTGGTCAGATCCCGTACTGAGGGCTTGGCACAATGGCTTAGTGTGGCAAAGTGATCCTGTCTCTGGTGGCTGCACGAGAGTTGGGGTGCTTCTTGACTGGCATGGTGGCACTCTGTCCTTCACCAAAATCTCAGGAAACCAAAGGGTTGCCCTCTACCGCTTTGACACCACATTCACTGAGCCTGTGTTTCCATGCTTCTGGGCTGGAAAAAGTGGCAATTATGTGGCCTTGCGTCCAGTCAGCTAAGatcaatgatgatgatgtggtgaATCCCTGGTCTGCTAACAGGGATATGGGTTCACATTGAGAGAAGAACCCAACACCCCATTTCAGCTTGAGCACGCTTCACAAATtgataaaatgcattaaagccCAGAGGGAGCAGGACACCTGATGTCAGTAACGTTCCTGCGTATGTCATTGTGTCTGTAGTGGCACATGTTGATCTTCTGCACCGCCAGTTTAAACTTTAACTGCTCGCTGCTTTCTATTATAATTCCTGATACGTATAGACAAGAGCTTAAATCAATACATGATGTCAACTTTAGTATGTTTGAATAGAAACTTGCaacacatgttaaaaaaa encodes the following:
- the LOC119010345 gene encoding stonustoxin subunit alpha-like, encoding MASEKKASPFAGLPFTPGKIYEVKKEELSKIVPDITMDPDTVNKQLTLSEGNKKATYGAWQTYPPRPERFETYLQVLAKEALQGIHYWEVDWSYSPDESVYVGVAYGSTDRKGPSSEFGNNTVSWVFGQYAEPAWSDPVLRAWHNGLVWQSDPVSGGCTRVGVLLDWHGGTLSFTKISGNQRVALYRFDTTFTEPVFPCFWAGKSGNYVALRPVS